The Papio anubis isolate 15944 chromosome 1, Panubis1.0, whole genome shotgun sequence genome window below encodes:
- the POGZ gene encoding pogo transposable element with ZNF domain isoform X4, whose amino-acid sequence MADTDLFMECEEEELEPWQKISDVIEDSVVEDYNSVDKTTTAGNPLVQQGGQPLILTQNPAPGLGTMVTQPVLRPVQVMQNANHVTSSPVASQPIFITTQGFPVRNVRPVQNAMNQVGIVLNVQQGQTVRPITLVPAPGTQFVKPTVGVPQVFSQMTPVRPGSTMPVRPTTNTFTTVIPATLTIRSTVPQSQSQQTKSTPSTSTTPTATQPTSLGQLAVQSPGQSNQTTNPKLVSIASFVTVKRPGVTGENSNEVAKLVNTLNTIPSLGQSAGPVVVSNNSSAHGSQRTSGPESSMKVTSSIPVFDLQDGGRKICPRCNAQFRVTEALRGHMCYCCPEMVEYQKKGKPLDSEPSVPSAAKPPSPEKTAPVASTPSSTPIPALSPPTKVPEPNENVGDAVQTKLIMLVDDFYYGRDGGKVAQLTNFPKVATSFRCPHCTKRLKNNIRFMNHMKHHVELDQQNGEVDGHTICQHCYRQFSTPFQLQCHLENVHSPYESTTKCKICEWAFESEPLFLQHMKDTHKPGEMPYVCQVCQYRSSLYSEVDVHFRMIHEDTRHLLCPYCLKVFKNGNAFQQHYMRHQKRNVYHCNKCRLQFLFAKDKIEHKLQHHKTFRKPKQLEGLKPGTKVTIRASRGQPRTVPVSSNDTPPSALQEAAPLTSSMDPLPVFLYPPVQRSIQKRAVRKMSVMGRQTCLECSFEIPDFPNHFPTYVHCSLCRYSTCCSRAYANHMINNHVPRKSPKYLALFKNSVSGIKLACTSCTFVTSVGDAMAKHLVFNPSHRSSSILPRGLTWIAHSRHGQTRDRVHDRNVKNMYPPPSFPTNKAATVKSAGATPAEPEELPTPLAPALPSPASTATPPPTPTHPQPLALPPLATEGAECLNVDDQDEGSPVTQEPEPASGGGGSGVGKKEQLSVKKLRVVLFALCCNTEQAAEHFRNPQRRIRRWLRRFQASQGENLEGKYLSFEAEEKLAEWVLTQREQQLPVNEETLFQKATKIGRSLEGGFKISYEWAVRFMLRHHLTPHARRAVAHTLPKDVAENAGLFIEFVQRQIHNQDLPLSMIVAIDEISLFLDTEVLSSDDRKENALQTVGTGEPWCDVVLAILADGTVLPTLVFYRGQMDQPANMPDSILLEAKESGYSDDEIMELWSTRVWQKHTACQRSKGMLVMDCHRTHLSEEVLAMLSASSTLPAVVPAGCSSKIQPLDVCIKRTVKNFLHKKWKEQAREMADTACDSDVLLQLVLVWLGEVLGVIGDCPELVQRSFLVASVLPGPDGNINSPTRNADMQEELIASLEEQLKLSGEHSESSTPRPRSSPEETIEPESLHQLFEGESETESFYGFEEADLDLMEI is encoded by the exons CTGGCAATCCTTTGGTCCAGCAAGGTGGACAGCCACTCATCCTGACCCAGAATCCAGCCCCAGGTCTGGGCACAATGGTTACTCAACCGGTATTGAGGCCTGTTCAGGTCATGCAGAATGCCAATCATGTGACTAGTTCCCCTGTGGCCTCACAACCAATATTTATCACTACACAG GGATTTCCTGTAAGGAATGTCCGGCCTGTACAAAATGCAATGAATCAGGTTGGGATTGTGCTGAACGTACAGCAAGGCCAAACGGTTAGACCAATTACACTAGTTCCAG CCCCAGGTACCCAGTTTGTTAAGCCGACAGTTGGAGTTCCACAAGTGTTCTCCCAGATGACCCCTGTGAGGCCAGGCTCCACAATGCCTGTGAGGCCCACCACCAACACCTTCACCACCGTCATCCCGGCCACTCTTACCATTCGAAGCACCGTCCCACAGTCCCAGTCCCAGCAGACCAAGTCCACTCCCAGCACTTCCACCACTCCCACTGCCACACAGCCAACCTCACTGGGGCAACTAGCTGTTCAGTCTCCTGGCCAGTCAAACCAGACCACGAATCCCAAGCTAG TGAGCATTGCCAGCTTTGTCACTGTGAAGCGACCTGGCGTTACAGGTGAAAATAGCAATGAAGTGGCCAAATTGGTGAATACCCTTAACACAATCCCTTCCCTGGGCCAGAGTGCTGGGCCAGTGGTGGTGTCCAACAACAGCTCTGCTCATGGCTCTCAAAGAACCAGCGGACCTGAGTCATCAATGAAAG TGACCTCTTCCATCCCAGTATTTGACCTCCAGGATGGTGGACGGAAAATATGTCCACGGTGTAATGCTCAATTTCGTGTTACTGAAGCTTTGAGAGGTCACATGTGT TACTGTTGCCCAGAAATGGTTGAAtaccagaagaaaggaaagcccCTGGATTCAGAACCCAGTGTCCCATCAGCAGCAAAGCCCCCATCCCCTGAGAAAACAGCTCCTGTTGCTTCCACACCCTCTTCTACACCTATTCCTGCTCTGTCACCACCTACCAAAGTACCAGAGCCAAATGAGAACGTGGGTGATGCCGTCCAGACCAAACTCATTATGCTTGTAGATGACTTCTACTATGGACGGGATGGTGGCAAAGTAGCCCAGCTCACAAATTTCCCTAAGGTCGCCACATCTTTCCGATGCCCACATTGTACCAAAAGACTAAAAAACAATATTCG ATTCATGAACCATATGAAACACCATGTAGAACTTGATCAGCAGAACGGTGAGGTAGATGGTCATACTATCTGTCAGCACTGTTACCGCCAGTTTTCCACTCCCTTCCAGCTTCAGTGCCACTTGGAAAATGTTCATAGTCCCTATGAATCTACTA CCAAGTGCAAGATCTGTGAGTGGGCGTTTGAAAGTGAGCCACTATTTCTCCAGCATATGAAGGATACTCATAAGCCTGGAGAGATGCCTTATGTTTGCCAG GTGTGTCAATATCGCTCCTCACTCTACTCTGAGGTAGATGTCCATTTTCGGATGATCCATGAGGATACCCGGCATCTGCTCTGCCCTTATTGCCTGAAGGTCTTCAAAAATGGCAATGCATTCCAACAGCATTACATGAGGCACCAG AAGAGAAATGTTTATCACTGCAACAAATGCCGGCTACAGTTTCTCTTTGCCAAGGACAAAATTGAACACAAGCTTCAACACCATAAAACCTTCCGTAAACCCAAGCAGCTGGAGGGCTTGAAACCAGGCACCAAG GTGACAATCCGGGCTTCCCGAGGGCAGCCACGAACTGTTCCTGTATCCTCTAATGATACACCTCCCAGCGCCTTGCAGGAGGCAGCACCGCTGACCTCCTCCATGGACCCTCTGCCTGTCTTCCTTTATCCCCCTGTCCAGCGCAGCATCCAGAAGAGAGCTGTTAGGAAAAT GAGTGTCATGGGCCGGCAGACATGCCTGGAGTGCAGCTTCGAGATCCCAGACTTCCCTAATCATTTCCCTACTTACGTACACTGCTCTCTGTGTCGCTATAGCACCTGCTGCTCTCGAGCTTATGCCAACCACATGATCAA cAATCATGTTCCACGGAAGAGCCCCAAGTATTtggctttgtttaaaaattctgtgaG TGGAATCAAGCTGGCCTGCACTTCATGTACCTTTGTTACCTCTGTGGGAGATGCTATGGCCAAGCATTTGGTATTCAACCCCTCTCACAGATCCAGCAGCATCCTGCCACGGG GACTCACTTGGATAGCTCACTCAAG GCATGGCCAGACTCGTGACCGAGTGCATGACCGGAACGTGAAGAATATGtaccctcctccttccttccccactaACAAAGCTGCCACTGTGAAATCTGCGGGGGCCACCCCAGCTGAGCCTGAAGAGCTACCAACTCCCTTAGCCCCAGCACTCCCATCACCAGCCTCAACTGCAACCCCACCACCAACCCCCACTCACCCACAGCCTTTAGCCCTTCCACCATTGGCTACGGAGGGAGCTGAATGTCTGAATGTTGATGATCAGGATGAAGGGAGCCCGGTCACCCAGGAACCTGAGCCAGCAtcaggtggtggtggtagtggggtTGGCAAAAAGGAGCAGCTGTCTGTGAAGAAGCTTCGAGTAGTACTGTTTGCTCTATGCTGCAATACAGAACAGGCAGCTGAACACTTCCGAAATCCCCAGCGACGTATTCGGCGTTGGCTTCGACGTTTCCAGGCCTCCCAGGGGGAGAATCTAGAGGGGAAATATCTAAGCTTTGAGGCAGAAGAGAAACTGGCTGAGTGGGTGCTAACCCAGCGTGAACAACAGCTACCTGTAAATGAGGAGACCTTGTTCCAGAAGGCCACCAAAATAGGACGTTCTTTGGAAGGGGGATTTAAGATCTCCTATGAGTGGGCTGTGCGTTTCATGCTGCGGCACCACCTGACTCCCCATGCCCGGCGAGCTGTGGCCCACACCCTACCTAAGGATGTGGCAGAGAATGCAGGACTCTTCATTGAATTTGTACAACGGCAGATTCACAACCAGGACTTACCCTTGTCTATGATTGTGGCTATTGACGAGATATCCTTGTTCCTGGATACAGAGGTGCTGAGCAGTGATGACCGAAAGGAGAATGCCCTGCAGACGGTGGGCACAGGGGAACCTTGGTGTGATGTAGTCCTGGCCATTCTGGCAGATGGCACTGTCCTTCCCACCCTGGTTTTCTACAGAGGGCAGATGGATCAGCCTGCTAACATGCCAGATTCCATATTGCTAGAGGCAAAGGAGAGTGGCTACAGTGATGATGAGATAATGGAGCTGTGGTCAACTCGAGTGTGGCAGAAGCACACAGCTTGCCAGCGCAGCAAAGGCATGCTTGTGATGGACTGTCATCGCACTCACTTGTCAGAAGAGGTACTGGCTATGCTTAGTGCCTCTAGCACTTTGCCTGCAGTGGTCCCAGCAGGCTGTAGCTCCAAAATTCAGCCATTAGATGTATGCATCAAAAGAACTGTCAAGAACTTCCTGCATAAAAAGTGGAAGGAACAGGCTCGGGAAATGGCAGATACTGCATGTGATTCTGATGTCCTCCTTCAGCTGGTGCTTGTCTGGCTGGGTGAAGTGCTAGGTGTCATTGGGGACTGTCCAGAGCTAGTTCAGCGCTCCTTCCTGGTGGCTAGTGTTCTGCCTGGCCCTGATGGCAACATTAACTCACCTACAAGAAATGCTGACATGCAGGAGGAGCTAATTGCCTCCCTAGAGGAGCAACTGAAGCTGAGTGGGGAACATTCTGAGTCTTCCACTCCACGACCCAGATCATCTCCTGAAGAGACAATTGAGCCTGAAAGCCTTCACCAGCTCTTTGAGGGTGAAAGTGAGACCGAGTCTTTCTATGGCTTTGAAGAAGCTGACCTAGATCTGATGGAGATTTGA
- the POGZ gene encoding pogo transposable element with ZNF domain isoform X5 encodes MTPVRPGSTMPVRPTTNTFTTVIPATLTIRSTVPQSQSQQTKSTPSTSTTPTATQPTSLGQLAVQSPGQSNQTTNPKLAPSFPSPPAVSIASFVTVKRPGVTGENSNEVAKLVNTLNTIPSLGQSAGPVVVSNNSSAHGSQRTSGPESSMKVTSSIPVFDLQDGGRKICPRCNAQFRVTEALRGHMCYCCPEMVEYQKKGKPLDSEPSVPSAAKPPSPEKTAPVASTPSSTPIPALSPPTKVPEPNENVGDAVQTKLIMLVDDFYYGRDGGKVAQLTNFPKVATSFRCPHCTKRLKNNIRFMNHMKHHVELDQQNGEVDGHTICQHCYRQFSTPFQLQCHLENVHSPYESTTKCKICEWAFESEPLFLQHMKDTHKPGEMPYVCQVCQYRSSLYSEVDVHFRMIHEDTRHLLCPYCLKVFKNGNAFQQHYMRHQKRNVYHCNKCRLQFLFAKDKIEHKLQHHKTFRKPKQLEGLKPGTKVTIRASRGQPRTVPVSSNDTPPSALQEAAPLTSSMDPLPVFLYPPVQRSIQKRAVRKMSVMGRQTCLECSFEIPDFPNHFPTYVHCSLCRYSTCCSRAYANHMINNHVPRKSPKYLALFKNSVSGIKLACTSCTFVTSVGDAMAKHLVFNPSHRSSSILPRGLTWIAHSRHGQTRDRVHDRNVKNMYPPPSFPTNKAATVKSAGATPAEPEELPTPLAPALPSPASTATPPPTPTHPQPLALPPLATEGAECLNVDDQDEGSPVTQEPEPASGGGGSGVGKKEQLSVKKLRVVLFALCCNTEQAAEHFRNPQRRIRRWLRRFQASQGENLEGKYLSFEAEEKLAEWVLTQREQQLPVNEETLFQKATKIGRSLEGGFKISYEWAVRFMLRHHLTPHARRAVAHTLPKDVAENAGLFIEFVQRQIHNQDLPLSMIVAIDEISLFLDTEVLSSDDRKENALQTVGTGEPWCDVVLAILADGTVLPTLVFYRGQMDQPANMPDSILLEAKESGYSDDEIMELWSTRVWQKHTACQRSKGMLVMDCHRTHLSEEVLAMLSASSTLPAVVPAGCSSKIQPLDVCIKRTVKNFLHKKWKEQAREMADTACDSDVLLQLVLVWLGEVLGVIGDCPELVQRSFLVASVLPGPDGNINSPTRNADMQEELIASLEEQLKLSGEHSESSTPRPRSSPEETIEPESLHQLFEGESETESFYGFEEADLDLMEI; translated from the exons ATGACCCCTGTGAGGCCAGGCTCCACAATGCCTGTGAGGCCCACCACCAACACCTTCACCACCGTCATCCCGGCCACTCTTACCATTCGAAGCACCGTCCCACAGTCCCAGTCCCAGCAGACCAAGTCCACTCCCAGCACTTCCACCACTCCCACTGCCACACAGCCAACCTCACTGGGGCAACTAGCTGTTCAGTCTCCTGGCCAGTCAAACCAGACCACGAATCCCAAGCTAG ctccctccttcccctctccaccTGCAGTGAGCATTGCCAGCTTTGTCACTGTGAAGCGACCTGGCGTTACAGGTGAAAATAGCAATGAAGTGGCCAAATTGGTGAATACCCTTAACACAATCCCTTCCCTGGGCCAGAGTGCTGGGCCAGTGGTGGTGTCCAACAACAGCTCTGCTCATGGCTCTCAAAGAACCAGCGGACCTGAGTCATCAATGAAAG TGACCTCTTCCATCCCAGTATTTGACCTCCAGGATGGTGGACGGAAAATATGTCCACGGTGTAATGCTCAATTTCGTGTTACTGAAGCTTTGAGAGGTCACATGTGT TACTGTTGCCCAGAAATGGTTGAAtaccagaagaaaggaaagcccCTGGATTCAGAACCCAGTGTCCCATCAGCAGCAAAGCCCCCATCCCCTGAGAAAACAGCTCCTGTTGCTTCCACACCCTCTTCTACACCTATTCCTGCTCTGTCACCACCTACCAAAGTACCAGAGCCAAATGAGAACGTGGGTGATGCCGTCCAGACCAAACTCATTATGCTTGTAGATGACTTCTACTATGGACGGGATGGTGGCAAAGTAGCCCAGCTCACAAATTTCCCTAAGGTCGCCACATCTTTCCGATGCCCACATTGTACCAAAAGACTAAAAAACAATATTCG ATTCATGAACCATATGAAACACCATGTAGAACTTGATCAGCAGAACGGTGAGGTAGATGGTCATACTATCTGTCAGCACTGTTACCGCCAGTTTTCCACTCCCTTCCAGCTTCAGTGCCACTTGGAAAATGTTCATAGTCCCTATGAATCTACTA CCAAGTGCAAGATCTGTGAGTGGGCGTTTGAAAGTGAGCCACTATTTCTCCAGCATATGAAGGATACTCATAAGCCTGGAGAGATGCCTTATGTTTGCCAG GTGTGTCAATATCGCTCCTCACTCTACTCTGAGGTAGATGTCCATTTTCGGATGATCCATGAGGATACCCGGCATCTGCTCTGCCCTTATTGCCTGAAGGTCTTCAAAAATGGCAATGCATTCCAACAGCATTACATGAGGCACCAG AAGAGAAATGTTTATCACTGCAACAAATGCCGGCTACAGTTTCTCTTTGCCAAGGACAAAATTGAACACAAGCTTCAACACCATAAAACCTTCCGTAAACCCAAGCAGCTGGAGGGCTTGAAACCAGGCACCAAG GTGACAATCCGGGCTTCCCGAGGGCAGCCACGAACTGTTCCTGTATCCTCTAATGATACACCTCCCAGCGCCTTGCAGGAGGCAGCACCGCTGACCTCCTCCATGGACCCTCTGCCTGTCTTCCTTTATCCCCCTGTCCAGCGCAGCATCCAGAAGAGAGCTGTTAGGAAAAT GAGTGTCATGGGCCGGCAGACATGCCTGGAGTGCAGCTTCGAGATCCCAGACTTCCCTAATCATTTCCCTACTTACGTACACTGCTCTCTGTGTCGCTATAGCACCTGCTGCTCTCGAGCTTATGCCAACCACATGATCAA cAATCATGTTCCACGGAAGAGCCCCAAGTATTtggctttgtttaaaaattctgtgaG TGGAATCAAGCTGGCCTGCACTTCATGTACCTTTGTTACCTCTGTGGGAGATGCTATGGCCAAGCATTTGGTATTCAACCCCTCTCACAGATCCAGCAGCATCCTGCCACGGG GACTCACTTGGATAGCTCACTCAAG GCATGGCCAGACTCGTGACCGAGTGCATGACCGGAACGTGAAGAATATGtaccctcctccttccttccccactaACAAAGCTGCCACTGTGAAATCTGCGGGGGCCACCCCAGCTGAGCCTGAAGAGCTACCAACTCCCTTAGCCCCAGCACTCCCATCACCAGCCTCAACTGCAACCCCACCACCAACCCCCACTCACCCACAGCCTTTAGCCCTTCCACCATTGGCTACGGAGGGAGCTGAATGTCTGAATGTTGATGATCAGGATGAAGGGAGCCCGGTCACCCAGGAACCTGAGCCAGCAtcaggtggtggtggtagtggggtTGGCAAAAAGGAGCAGCTGTCTGTGAAGAAGCTTCGAGTAGTACTGTTTGCTCTATGCTGCAATACAGAACAGGCAGCTGAACACTTCCGAAATCCCCAGCGACGTATTCGGCGTTGGCTTCGACGTTTCCAGGCCTCCCAGGGGGAGAATCTAGAGGGGAAATATCTAAGCTTTGAGGCAGAAGAGAAACTGGCTGAGTGGGTGCTAACCCAGCGTGAACAACAGCTACCTGTAAATGAGGAGACCTTGTTCCAGAAGGCCACCAAAATAGGACGTTCTTTGGAAGGGGGATTTAAGATCTCCTATGAGTGGGCTGTGCGTTTCATGCTGCGGCACCACCTGACTCCCCATGCCCGGCGAGCTGTGGCCCACACCCTACCTAAGGATGTGGCAGAGAATGCAGGACTCTTCATTGAATTTGTACAACGGCAGATTCACAACCAGGACTTACCCTTGTCTATGATTGTGGCTATTGACGAGATATCCTTGTTCCTGGATACAGAGGTGCTGAGCAGTGATGACCGAAAGGAGAATGCCCTGCAGACGGTGGGCACAGGGGAACCTTGGTGTGATGTAGTCCTGGCCATTCTGGCAGATGGCACTGTCCTTCCCACCCTGGTTTTCTACAGAGGGCAGATGGATCAGCCTGCTAACATGCCAGATTCCATATTGCTAGAGGCAAAGGAGAGTGGCTACAGTGATGATGAGATAATGGAGCTGTGGTCAACTCGAGTGTGGCAGAAGCACACAGCTTGCCAGCGCAGCAAAGGCATGCTTGTGATGGACTGTCATCGCACTCACTTGTCAGAAGAGGTACTGGCTATGCTTAGTGCCTCTAGCACTTTGCCTGCAGTGGTCCCAGCAGGCTGTAGCTCCAAAATTCAGCCATTAGATGTATGCATCAAAAGAACTGTCAAGAACTTCCTGCATAAAAAGTGGAAGGAACAGGCTCGGGAAATGGCAGATACTGCATGTGATTCTGATGTCCTCCTTCAGCTGGTGCTTGTCTGGCTGGGTGAAGTGCTAGGTGTCATTGGGGACTGTCCAGAGCTAGTTCAGCGCTCCTTCCTGGTGGCTAGTGTTCTGCCTGGCCCTGATGGCAACATTAACTCACCTACAAGAAATGCTGACATGCAGGAGGAGCTAATTGCCTCCCTAGAGGAGCAACTGAAGCTGAGTGGGGAACATTCTGAGTCTTCCACTCCACGACCCAGATCATCTCCTGAAGAGACAATTGAGCCTGAAAGCCTTCACCAGCTCTTTGAGGGTGAAAGTGAGACCGAGTCTTTCTATGGCTTTGAAGAAGCTGACCTAGATCTGATGGAGATTTGA